The genomic window CGATTCATCATCAGCTTATGCCGCTGGCAGATGATATTGCCTTTTTGCCCGGCCACGGCCCGATGTCGACGTTAGGGCATGAGCGGCGGACCAATCCCTTCTTGCAGTAGCTGGCAAAAGTAAATTTTTTGATGCTGCCCGCTGTAGCTGATGCTGCCAGCGGGCCTATAGCTCTCTATTCTGATGTTTTATCCTGCTAATAGATTGACGTACTGACGTAGGGATATGCTGCGGTGAGGAACGGGGCAATACGGTTTTATTGAAGATTCTGGCCTGAGGGCATTCAGGATTGAGGGCGTGCCGATCCGGCTCCCGTCCGGGTGCTGTTGACTCACTTGACGGATGCGCCGCCGCCGCGGCGTGCTACTTTGAACAGGCCGCCCGGTGGTCAGAGCACCGCCACGATCGCCTCGCACAGCGGCGCCATGTTATCCGGCGTCATTCCGGCTACGTTGATACGGCCCGAATTCACCACATAGATGCCTGACTGGTCACGCAACCTCAGCACCTGTTCCTGGTTCAGGCCGCTGAAAGAGAACATACCGTTTTGCCGGTTGATAAAGCTGAAGTCCTGCTGCGCGCCTTTATCCAAAAGTGTATTGACGAACAGCTGGCGCATACGTTGGATCCGTTCACGCATACCCCTAAGCTCTTGCTCCCACATGGCGCGCAGTACGTCGTCGGCTAAAATGGTGGTAACCACGGCGGCACCGTGCGCCGGAGGATTGGAATAATTGGCGCGAATGATGGCCTTCAGCTGGCTGAAGGCGCGATCGGCAACCGCGCTGTCGGGCGCAATCAAGGTACAGGCGCCGACGCGTTCATTATACAGACCAAAATTCTTTGAATAAGAGCTACACACGATGAGCTCCTGATGCGCTTCGCAGAAAATGCGCAAGTCTGCCGCATCGTCTTCCAGGCTGTGGGCGAAACCCTGATAGGCAAAATCGAACAGCGGCAGCCAGCCCTGACGGGCCGACAGGGCGGCCAGTTCGCGCCATTGTTGCAGGTTGGGATCAATACCGGTCGGATTATGGCAACAGCCGTGGAATAAGACGACATCGCCGGCCCGTGCCTCACTCAGGCTCGCCAGCATTGCCGTGAAATCAAGCGTATGCGTAACGGCGTCATAGTAGGCGTAATGGCACACCTCCAGTCCTGCGGCGCTGAAAACGTTCTTGTGATTCGGCCAGCTGGGGTTGCTTACCCAAACGCGGCGCACGGCGGTATTATGCGCCAGAAAATCCGCGGCCACGCGCAGGGCACCGGTACCGCCGGGAGTTTGCGCGCTACGCGCACGCGCGTCGGCGATAAGGGAGCTGTCAGACCCGAACAGGAGGCGCTGCGTGCCCGCGGCGAAGGCCGCGAGGCCGTCGATACCCAGATAGTTTTTGCTGGTTTCATTTTCCAGCAACAGCGCTTCCGCTTTTTTTACGCTGGTCAGCACCGGCGTATTACCGGTTTCATCCTTGTAAACGCCGATACCGAGGTTGATTTTGCCGGGACGATCGTCGGCGTGAAAGACATCCAGCAGGCCGAGAATCGGGTCCGCCGGTGCGACCGGAATAGATTCAAACATGGGAAGTGTGTCCAAAACGTCACAGTGTGCGAAAAGTGTTATCAGGTTACCGTTACCAGCGCGCTTTGCCAACCGTTTGCCGCACATTTTTCGGCGGCCATAAAAAAAGAAGGCAGGGTATAAACCCTGCCTTCAGTATCCAGACTTTCAGCTGTAAGCGGCTGGAAAAGGATTAGAACTGGTAGACCAGACCCAGAGCAACGGTGTCGCCGCTGCCGATGCCCAGCTCGTTGTCGCTATCAATCTGGTTGATGATATAGTCAACATAGGTGGACATGTTTTTGTTGAAGTAGTAGGTAGCGCCCACTTCAACGTATTTGATCAGGTTAACATCACCCACGCCTTCTATGTCTTTACCTTTCGACTGAACGTAGGCAACAGACGGACGCAGACCGAAGTCGAATTGGTACTGAGCAACCAATTCAATCAGCTGGGTTTTGTTAGCAAAACCTGTGGCATCAGCGCCATTGATCTGCAGGTTGGGGTTGGTGATATAGGTTGCGTTACGGGTTTCACCGTACATGGCAGCCAGGTAAACGTTGTTGGCGTCATATTTCAGACCGGCAGCCCACTGCTGAGCTTTTTCGCTGCCGTTAGCGTAGTAAGCGCTCTGCTGTGCATCGGTACGGTCGGATGAAGCATAAGCACCAACGATGCCAACCCCGA from Sodalis glossinidius str. 'morsitans' includes these protein-coding regions:
- a CDS encoding amino acid aminotransferase, translating into MFESIPVAPADPILGLLDVFHADDRPGKINLGIGVYKDETGNTPVLTSVKKAEALLLENETSKNYLGIDGLAAFAAGTQRLLFGSDSSLIADARARSAQTPGGTGALRVAADFLAHNTAVRRVWVSNPSWPNHKNVFSAAGLEVCHYAYYDAVTHTLDFTAMLASLSEARAGDVVLFHGCCHNPTGIDPNLQQWRELAALSARQGWLPLFDFAYQGFAHSLEDDAADLRIFCEAHQELIVCSSYSKNFGLYNERVGACTLIAPDSAVADRAFSQLKAIIRANYSNPPAHGAAVVTTILADDVLRAMWEQELRGMRERIQRMRQLFVNTLLDKGAQQDFSFINRQNGMFSFSGLNQEQVLRLRDQSGIYVVNSGRINVAGMTPDNMAPLCEAIVAVL